One segment of Falco rusticolus isolate bFalRus1 chromosome 3, bFalRus1.pri, whole genome shotgun sequence DNA contains the following:
- the WNT4 gene encoding protein Wnt-4, with product MSPEYCLRSLLLIILATFSANASNWLYLAKLSSVGSISEEETCEKLKGLIQRQVQMCKRNLEVMDSVRRGAQLAIEECQYQFRNRRWNCSTLDTLPVFGKVVTQGTREAAFVYAISSAGVAFAVTRACSSGELDKCGCDRTVQGGSPQGFQWSGCSDNIAYGVAFSQSFVDVRERSKGASSNRALMNLHNNEAGRKAILNNMRVECKCHGVSGSCEFKTCWKAMPPFRKVGNVLKEKFDGATEVEQSEIGSTKVLVPKNSQFKPHTDEDLVYLDSSPDFCDHDLKNGVLGTSGRQCNKTSKAIDGCELMCCGRGFHTDEVEVVERCSCKFHWCCSVKCKPCHRVVEIHTCR from the exons GTACCTGGCCAAGCTGTCTTCAGTGGGGAGCATCTCCGAGGAGGAGACCTGTGAGAAGCTGAAGGGCTTGATCCAGCGCCAGGTGCAGATGTGCAAGAGGAACCTGGAGGTGATGGACTCAGTGAGGCGCGGAGCCCAGCTGGCCATCGAGGAGTGCCAGTACCAGTTCCGCAACCGCCGCTGGAACTGCTCCACGCTGGACACCCTGCCCGTCTTCGGCAAGGTGGTAACACAAG GGACACGGGAGGCAGCATTCGTCTATGCCATCTCTTCGGCAGGGGTGGCCTTCGCAGTGACCCGAGCCTGCAGCAGCGGCGAGCTGGACAAGTGTGGATGCGACCGCACGGTGCAGGGGGGCAGCCCGCAGG GCTTCCAGTGGTCGGGCTGCTCCGATAACATCGCCTACGGCGTGGCCTTCTCCCAGTCCTTCGTCGACGTCCGCGAGAGGAGCAAAGGGGCCTCTTCCAACAGGGCATTAATGAACCTCCACAACAAcgaggcagggaggaag GCGATCCTGAACAACATGCGGGTGGAGTGCAAGTGTCACGGCGTGTCGGGCTCGTGCGAGTTCAAGACGTGCTGGAAAGCCATGCCCCCCTTCCGCAAAGTGGGCAACGTCCTGAAGGAGAAATTCGACGGTGCCACAGAGGTCGAGCAGAGCGAGATCGGATCCACCAAAGTGTTGGTGCCCAAAAACTCCCAGTTCAAGCCACACACGGACGAGGACCTCGTCTACCTGGACTCCAGTCCTGACTTCTGTGACCACGACCTCAAGAACGGGGTGCTGGGCACCAGCGGCCGGCAGTGCAACAAGACCTCCAAGGCTATCGATGGCTGCGAGCTGATGTGCTGCGGCCGAGGCTTTCATACGGACGAAGTGGAGGTTGTGGAAAGGTGCAGCTGCAAATTCCACTGGTGCTGCTCCGTCAAGTGCAAACCCTGCCATCGGGTGGTGGAAATCCATACGTGCCGGTGA